In a genomic window of Caloenas nicobarica isolate bCalNic1 chromosome 1, bCalNic1.hap1, whole genome shotgun sequence:
- the LOC135999744 gene encoding C-type lectin domain family 6 member A-like, whose protein sequence is MNHQCGVCPGTAAPAEDRSCSWQNPWVFLVSALAIKTVFLTICIVMTPFTHITDQPTSLQQKFMEWWCISAVPQDKGRGWMCCPRGWKRFQGSCYYLSDDMMGWAESKQNCTEMGSHLVVINSEAEQDFLTKDLKQSSKGKNYYIGLSAQKVGQWQWVDQTPLNETAAFWRTNEPSNVDAEMCVVIHAIPVIDNWNDVLCERHYRICEAAAVTV, encoded by the exons ctCCGGCAGAAGATAGAAGCTGCTCCTGGCAGAACCCCTGGGTCTTCCTTGTTTCTGCCCTTGCCATCAAAACTGTCTTTCTGACCATCTGCATTG TCATGACACCCTTCACCCATATCACTGACCAGCCCACAAGCCTACAGCAGAAATTTATGGAGTGGTGGTGCATTTCAGCAGTGCCGCAAGACAAAG GGCGAGGGTGGATGTGCTGCCCAAGGGGATGGAAACGCTTTCAAGGAAGCTGCTATTATCTGTCGGATGATATGATGGGCTGGGCTGAGAGTAAGCAGAACTGCACTGAGATGGGCTCCCACCTGGTGGTGATCAACAGCGAAGCAGAGCAG GATTTCCTCACTAAGGATCTAAAACAgtcttcaaaaggaaagaattacTACATCGGTCTGAGTGCACAGAAAGTGGGCCAGTGGCAGTGGGTGGACCAGACTCCACTTAATGAGACAGCAGC GTTCTGGAGGACAAATGAACCAAGTAATGTGGATGCTGAGATGTGCGTTGTAATCCATGCGATTCCAGTAATAGACAACTGGAATGATGTCCTATGCGAGAGACATTATCGAATTTGTGAAGCTGCAGCAGTAACTGTGTGA